Proteins encoded within one genomic window of Methanothrix harundinacea 6Ac:
- the mtrC gene encoding tetrahydromethanopterin S-methyltransferase subunit MtrC, whose translation MSVAAGGGAAKIDKTKLMMYGLGGGVLGIYLAHVLNEVTGTDYFSFLAGLGVIAAVVMGSDAVRRVCSYGIGTGVPSIGLMAMGMGLVAAMFGLSIGGVAGPIIGIAVSMGFGYVVGLLTNKIIKMNIPVLEEALMTLGGAGAIVLIGLGVMISGVIDYRVIIANVIDTGYIAIVFIIGSLAILHPFNANLGPDETQDRTLVHSVSAGALAMFAVGIASLETIGVEGFVSIFVAAVVWIVFFKKFFDLVKRDSAGVKGTGLLPEGGM comes from the coding sequence ATGAGCGTTGCAGCAGGTGGAGGAGCAGCCAAGATCGACAAGACGAAGCTGATGATGTACGGCCTCGGCGGCGGAGTCCTCGGCATATACCTGGCCCACGTCCTAAACGAGGTCACCGGGACCGATTACTTCTCGTTCCTGGCTGGCCTCGGCGTCATCGCCGCTGTGGTGATGGGGTCGGACGCCGTCAGGAGGGTCTGCAGCTACGGCATCGGCACGGGAGTTCCGTCCATCGGCCTGATGGCCATGGGGATGGGGCTCGTCGCAGCGATGTTCGGCCTATCCATCGGAGGCGTCGCCGGCCCCATCATAGGGATCGCCGTCTCCATGGGCTTCGGATACGTCGTAGGCCTTCTCACTAACAAGATCATCAAGATGAACATCCCCGTCCTGGAGGAGGCTCTGATGACCCTGGGCGGCGCCGGGGCGATAGTCCTGATAGGCCTGGGGGTCATGATCTCCGGAGTTATAGACTATCGGGTTATCATCGCAAACGTCATCGATACCGGATATATAGCCATAGTCTTCATCATCGGAAGCCTGGCCATACTGCACCCCTTCAACGCCAACCTCGGCCCCGACGAGACCCAGGACAGAACCCTCGTCCACTCCGTCTCCGCGGGAGCCCTGGCGATGTTCGCCGTCGGGATCGCGTCCCTGGAGACCATAGGCGTCGAGGGCTTCGTCTCGATATTCGTGGCCGCCGTCGTCTGGATCGTCTTCTTCAAGAAGTTCTTCGATCTGGTGAAGAGGGACTCCGCCGGCGTCAAGGGGACGGGTCTTCTTCCTGAGGGAGGTATGTAG
- a CDS encoding tetrahydromethanopterin S-methyltransferase subunit B gives MGIVRASPSDLHLVFDPLEGMIAEERDDVIQFALDPIMAQIDEINKAADDLVNSLDPRAPLLNSYKGREGASYMAGIYTNIWYGFIIGLVVAFVYLLSHGGVF, from the coding sequence ATGGGAATAGTCAGAGCTTCTCCCTCCGATCTGCACCTGGTCTTCGATCCCCTGGAGGGGATGATCGCAGAGGAGAGGGACGACGTCATCCAGTTCGCTCTGGACCCGATCATGGCCCAGATCGATGAGATAAACAAGGCAGCCGACGACCTGGTCAACTCCCTTGACCCCCGGGCGCCGCTCCTCAACTCCTACAAGGGGAGGGAGGGGGCGAGCTACATGGCGGGGATCTACACCAACATCTGGTACGGGTTCATCATCGGCCTCGTCGTCGCCTTCGTGTACTTACTCTCCCATGGGGGTGTCTTCTGA
- the mtrA gene encoding tetrahydromethanopterin S-methyltransferase subunit A, translating to MANKKPTSDPWPWLTGEYVVGNPESPVAVVTCGSHLNNAPFIDAGSALAGPCKTENIGIEKMVANIISNPNIRFLIITGMEVKGHITGQAIEAFAANGIDQEGRIVGATGAIPFIQNLTPEAIERFKQQITTINIIDTEDTGTIVSKIKECVSKDPGALDVEPMAVEISEGEAEEEAHGLRPMAGEIANIRARMRQIDAAVMNMGIQNKYSAGIYAGKIEGIAAGLTIVLVLFGLILSIGGM from the coding sequence ATGGCCAACAAGAAGCCGACATCCGACCCCTGGCCCTGGCTCACCGGCGAGTACGTGGTGGGAAACCCCGAGAGCCCGGTGGCTGTGGTGACCTGCGGGTCTCACCTGAACAACGCGCCTTTCATCGATGCGGGATCAGCCCTCGCAGGCCCCTGCAAGACCGAGAACATCGGCATCGAGAAGATGGTGGCCAACATCATCTCCAACCCCAACATCAGGTTTCTGATCATAACCGGGATGGAGGTCAAGGGCCACATCACGGGGCAGGCGATTGAGGCCTTCGCCGCCAACGGCATCGATCAGGAAGGAAGGATCGTGGGGGCGACGGGCGCCATCCCCTTCATCCAGAACCTGACTCCAGAGGCGATTGAGAGGTTCAAGCAGCAGATAACTACGATCAACATCATCGACACCGAGGATACCGGCACCATCGTCTCCAAGATCAAGGAGTGCGTCTCCAAAGATCCGGGCGCCCTAGACGTTGAGCCCATGGCGGTGGAGATATCCGAGGGCGAAGCGGAGGAGGAGGCCCACGGCCTTCGTCCCATGGCGGGGGAGATCGCCAACATCCGGGCACGGATGAGGCAGATCGACGCCGCAGTCATGAACATGGGGATCCAGAACAAGTACTCTGCCGGCATCTACGCCGGAAAGATCGAGGGGATCGCAGCGGGGCTGACGATCGTTCTGGTCCTCTTCGGACTGATCCTCAGCATCGGAGGGATGTGA
- a CDS encoding tetrahydromethanopterin S-methyltransferase subunit F, with translation MADEEIVSGEGAGAGKPITADIPYGKGLPTVLAPFMGPFDQITDSVLYRAQLVVRDQKLSSGVNAAMPIGAVVGFLFAILMVLLPVYIMT, from the coding sequence ATGGCAGATGAAGAGATTGTGAGCGGAGAGGGCGCAGGAGCAGGGAAGCCGATAACTGCCGACATCCCATACGGAAAGGGGCTTCCCACGGTGCTGGCCCCCTTCATGGGGCCCTTCGACCAGATCACCGACAGCGTCCTGTACAGGGCGCAGCTGGTGGTCAGAGATCAGAAGCTCAGCTCGGGGGTAAACGCCGCGATGCCGATCGGAGCGGTCGTCGGGTTCCTCTTCGCGATCCTGATGGTCCTCTTGCCAGTGTACATTATGACCTGA
- the mtrG gene encoding tetrahydromethanopterin S-methyltransferase subunit MtrG — MAQNNRDVVPSVVVDPDQYREVLDKLAKIDEKIEFVSAEIAQRQGKKIGRDIGVLYGVCGGLILVLAYYLLAVA, encoded by the coding sequence ATGGCTCAAAACAATCGAGACGTAGTACCCAGCGTCGTAGTAGACCCGGACCAGTACAGGGAGGTCCTGGACAAGCTGGCCAAGATCGACGAGAAGATCGAGTTCGTCAGCGCGGAGATAGCCCAGAGGCAGGGCAAGAAGATCGGCAGAGATATAGGCGTCCTTTATGGGGTCTGTGGAGGATTAATATTAGTGCTGGCATACTATTTGCTGGCGGTTGCGTGA
- the mtrH gene encoding tetrahydromethanopterin S-methyltransferase subunit H, with amino-acid sequence MFRFDKKQEVFEFGKIKVGGQPGEYPTVCIGTMFYSRHKIVTNEEKGIFDVAAAEKLWKDQEEMSDTTGNPCFNQIVAETNEAMTKYLDWFVEISDAPFLVDSSAPSVRGFGVKYATEIGVADRAIHNSINASITPEEFQAVKESDLDAAIVLAFNALDSTTKGKMDVLTKAAGGAEKGMLDYAAEAGITRPLIDVAAMPLGNGSGATIRAGIAVKALLGLPVGAGYHNGASAWDWMKKYKKVNKAAFPPVDIGSNLVAGIMGADYYLYGPIENATMVFPAAAMVDIMCAESAKELGLEVLDPNHPIKKLL; translated from the coding sequence ATGTTCAGGTTTGACAAGAAACAAGAGGTATTCGAGTTCGGCAAGATCAAGGTGGGAGGTCAGCCCGGCGAGTACCCCACCGTGTGCATTGGGACGATGTTCTACTCCCGGCACAAGATAGTGACCAACGAGGAGAAGGGTATCTTCGATGTGGCTGCCGCGGAGAAGCTCTGGAAGGACCAGGAAGAGATGAGCGACACCACCGGGAACCCCTGCTTCAACCAGATCGTCGCCGAGACGAACGAAGCCATGACCAAGTACCTGGACTGGTTCGTCGAGATATCCGACGCCCCCTTCCTGGTGGACTCCAGCGCCCCGAGCGTGCGGGGCTTCGGGGTCAAGTACGCCACCGAGATCGGCGTCGCCGACCGGGCGATCCACAACTCCATCAACGCCAGCATCACCCCTGAGGAGTTCCAGGCCGTCAAGGAGAGCGACCTCGACGCCGCCATAGTCCTCGCCTTCAACGCCCTCGACTCCACCACCAAGGGGAAGATGGACGTCCTCACCAAGGCTGCGGGAGGCGCGGAGAAGGGGATGCTCGACTACGCCGCCGAGGCGGGGATCACCAGGCCCCTCATCGACGTCGCCGCCATGCCCCTCGGGAACGGCTCCGGCGCCACCATCCGGGCCGGGATCGCCGTCAAGGCCCTCCTGGGGCTCCCCGTCGGCGCAGGCTACCACAACGGCGCCTCCGCCTGGGACTGGATGAAGAAGTACAAGAAGGTGAACAAGGCAGCCTTCCCGCCGGTGGACATCGGATCGAACCTCGTCGCCGGGATCATGGGAGCCGACTACTACCTCTACGGCCCCATCGAGAACGCGACGATGGTCTTCCCAGCCGCGGCCATGGTCGACATCATGTGCGCAGAGAGCGCAAAAGAGCTCGGCCTGGAAGTTCTGGACCCGAACCACCCGATCAAGAAGCTCCTTTGA
- a CDS encoding YkgJ family cysteine cluster protein, whose protein sequence is MPVRVEIRAAFGGVRFKCQRCGSCCHHRRPREFDDLIPPERMAEFLEKSNLIYLTERDIDAISKKTGLDPQEFVDTLYEDRRGSVMVEEGGKKVILDLPVMRSREPDGSCVFFQEGRGCTIYPVRPTACRLFPFVVVEKSGPAGAIVLEIGYNPTCPGIGEGKGPERKRLEKLVAGQFAERMGSVGAQVQRLRMEGKIHPEARIYRTMPGRRRRPG, encoded by the coding sequence TTGCCGGTCCGGGTGGAGATCAGAGCCGCCTTCGGCGGCGTTCGTTTCAAGTGTCAGCGCTGCGGCTCCTGCTGCCATCACCGGAGGCCCCGGGAGTTCGACGACCTCATCCCCCCCGAGAGGATGGCGGAGTTCTTGGAGAAGAGCAACCTGATTTACCTGACGGAGAGGGACATCGACGCCATCAGCAAGAAGACGGGCCTGGACCCCCAAGAGTTTGTCGACACCCTCTATGAAGATAGGAGGGGATCTGTCATGGTCGAGGAAGGCGGGAAGAAGGTGATCCTGGACCTCCCGGTGATGAGGTCGAGGGAGCCGGACGGATCCTGCGTCTTCTTCCAGGAAGGGAGGGGGTGCACCATCTACCCAGTGCGGCCGACGGCCTGCCGCCTCTTTCCCTTCGTCGTCGTCGAAAAGTCCGGCCCTGCGGGAGCGATCGTCCTCGAGATAGGCTACAACCCCACCTGCCCCGGGATCGGCGAGGGGAAGGGGCCGGAGAGAAAGAGGCTCGAGAAGCTCGTCGCCGGCCAGTTCGCCGAGAGGATGGGGTCGGTGGGGGCGCAGGTCCAGAGGCTGAGGATGGAGGGAAAGATCCACCCCGAGGCCCGGATCTACAGGACGATGCCGGGGAGGAGGAGAAGGCCTGGATGA
- a CDS encoding S9 family peptidase, translating to MKRALIGVAVLALLSIVGWAQGIGSTDGEMPAEDADPLISRELLFGNPDKITVRTSPDGSRISYLAPKDGVLNVWVGPIEDPEAAEPVTNDTYRGIRSYSWAHTNEHILYIQDKDGDENWRIYSVNLRSGEMRDLTPFEDVQARIVKVSRNFPEEIIVGLNDRDPEYHDLYRLNIETGKMTLIQENGYFSSFDIDDDYAVRFATNMTCDGGAEIFRPTGEGGWEVFTEIPMEDVITTGSIGFNKTGEILYFVDSRGRNTAALFAMNPATGVKTLIAEDPRSDFSDWMVHPTEKNVQAAAFTYERKDWQVIDGSVGDDLAFLKTVDDGDIEVVSRSLDDRTWIVVYVVDDGPFRYYRYDSEKKEAEFLFTNRKDLEDLALAKMMIPTVIVSRDGLNLVSYYTLPLGSDRDGDGRPEEPLPMVLYVHGGPWARDVWDYNPAHQWLANRGYAVLSVNFRGSTGFGKDFVNRGNLEWGARMHDDLIDAVDWAVGEGIADPDRVAIMGGSYGGYATLVGLTFTPEVFACGVDIVGPSNLTSLIETIPPYWQPQIELFATRMGDHRTEEGRRLLFERSPINRVENIARPLLIGQGANDPRVSQNESDQIVGAMQEKGIPVTYVLYPDEGHGFARPENRMSFFAVAEAFLSEHLGGRFEPVGDDFDNSTITVPIGAEEVPGLKEALSDRSA from the coding sequence ATGAAACGAGCTTTAATTGGAGTAGCGGTCCTTGCCCTCCTCTCGATAGTGGGATGGGCCCAGGGGATCGGCTCGACGGATGGAGAGATGCCCGCGGAAGATGCAGATCCGCTCATATCGCGAGAACTGCTCTTCGGCAATCCCGACAAGATCACTGTACGAACGAGCCCCGACGGTTCCAGGATCAGCTACCTCGCCCCCAAAGACGGGGTCCTGAACGTCTGGGTGGGACCTATAGAGGACCCGGAAGCTGCAGAGCCCGTCACCAACGACACCTATCGGGGCATCCGCTCCTACTCATGGGCCCACACCAACGAGCACATCCTCTATATCCAGGACAAGGACGGGGATGAGAACTGGCGGATCTACAGCGTCAACCTGAGGAGCGGCGAGATGAGAGACCTCACCCCCTTCGAGGATGTCCAGGCCAGGATTGTAAAGGTCAGCCGCAACTTCCCTGAGGAGATCATCGTCGGCCTCAACGACCGCGATCCCGAGTACCACGACCTCTATCGCCTGAACATAGAGACCGGGAAGATGACCCTGATCCAGGAGAACGGATATTTTTCATCCTTCGACATCGATGACGATTATGCCGTCAGGTTTGCGACGAATATGACCTGCGACGGCGGTGCCGAGATCTTCCGGCCGACGGGAGAAGGCGGATGGGAGGTCTTCACGGAGATCCCGATGGAGGACGTGATTACGACGGGATCGATCGGCTTCAACAAGACCGGCGAGATCTTGTACTTCGTCGACAGCCGCGGCCGGAATACGGCGGCGCTCTTCGCCATGAATCCAGCGACGGGGGTAAAGACCCTGATCGCCGAAGATCCGAGGTCGGATTTCAGCGACTGGATGGTCCACCCCACTGAGAAGAACGTCCAGGCGGCTGCCTTCACCTACGAGCGGAAGGACTGGCAGGTGATCGACGGATCGGTGGGCGACGACCTGGCCTTCCTCAAAACCGTCGACGATGGCGACATCGAGGTGGTGAGCCGGTCTCTCGACGACAGGACCTGGATCGTCGTCTACGTCGTGGACGATGGCCCCTTCAGATATTACCGGTACGATAGCGAGAAGAAAGAGGCGGAGTTCCTCTTCACAAATCGTAAGGATCTGGAAGATCTGGCCTTAGCCAAGATGATGATCCCGACCGTCATCGTCTCGCGGGACGGTCTGAACCTGGTGAGCTACTATACGTTGCCTCTCGGATCCGACCGGGATGGGGACGGAAGGCCGGAGGAGCCCCTCCCCATGGTCCTGTACGTCCACGGCGGCCCCTGGGCCCGGGACGTCTGGGACTATAACCCCGCCCATCAGTGGCTTGCCAACCGGGGGTACGCCGTCCTGAGCGTCAACTTCCGCGGATCTACGGGCTTTGGGAAGGATTTCGTCAACAGAGGAAACCTGGAATGGGGAGCGAGGATGCACGACGACCTGATCGACGCCGTCGATTGGGCGGTGGGAGAGGGGATCGCAGATCCAGATAGGGTGGCGATCATGGGCGGGAGCTACGGAGGGTACGCGACCCTGGTGGGGCTCACCTTCACTCCGGAGGTCTTTGCCTGCGGCGTCGACATAGTGGGCCCCTCAAACCTCACCTCCCTGATCGAGACGATACCCCCCTACTGGCAGCCTCAGATCGAGCTCTTCGCGACCCGGATGGGCGACCACAGGACCGAAGAGGGACGACGGCTCCTCTTCGAGCGCTCTCCCATCAACCGCGTCGAGAATATCGCGCGGCCTCTTCTGATAGGCCAGGGCGCCAACGATCCCCGGGTCAGCCAGAACGAGTCGGACCAGATCGTCGGGGCGATGCAGGAGAAGGGGATTCCTGTGACCTACGTCCTCTATCCAGATGAGGGTCACGGCTTCGCTCGGCCGGAGAACAGAATGTCGTTCTTCGCCGTCGCTGAGGCCTTCCTATCCGAGCACCTCGGCGGAAGGTTTGAGCCCGTAGGAGACGACTTCGATAATTCGACGATCACCGTCCCCATAGGGGCTGAGGAGGTCCCAGGGCTGAAGGAGGCCCTCTCGGACCGATCAGCCTGA
- a CDS encoding M3 family oligoendopeptidase, which translates to MKSSILAVAFVVAAVFVLLPSGAGDQSAAEGAPAPHLNLENITKSWNLTFLFENREEARAEFDRLKLEAETINETYRPAFEELNGPVLLGYLEDERNLSISLDLLSTYVYAQNSLNVNDDFFETFISEIQTFYADYYAATSFAEIRLKSLSREEWEVLFGGEPGLEEYRTYLESGYIRYADHRPRNETHAAFIAEIADQLMKLETQAIKEITNNVTVAGNVTLTDGTEYPVNYQSYYRLLATDPDRENRKLCYDKRFYHLKDESDKMAALYLLKAKKDDHLSRELNYSDAYASTIFDSYLSEEQIEEMNSVFKERKDAFYGYHEFKREKMGVDRLMPYDLFLQLTDDPDQIYNYTETLAEIGASYSGMDPIFSEIFAYMVTSNLIDVYPNPDNGKQTSEYCMSLFPLKLPGMIFLNYEGLIYDKKTVTHEVGHAINFYLMGNSVDFIYCGGPEYEMEIPSTFNEELFVDYVLENSDRETALAVLDQHIGEYKNYFTFQSMITEFERQAHILCDGKDEISGAELNSLWRDLCKEYEDENIGYYDEDSAEWTYVDHIYLTNNYYTFSYSLSKAITLSLFKIYKENPQEFNERYVGYLSAGTTMTPPEKLEKFFGIEINRTLFEDAMDVVEMRVNQLQELEEVGVTGL; encoded by the coding sequence ATGAAGAGTAGCATCCTGGCAGTAGCATTCGTTGTGGCGGCGGTTTTCGTCCTGTTGCCCTCGGGCGCAGGCGACCAATCCGCCGCCGAGGGGGCCCCGGCCCCTCATCTCAATTTGGAGAATATCACCAAGTCCTGGAACCTCACATTTCTCTTCGAGAATAGAGAAGAGGCGAGGGCGGAGTTCGACCGCCTGAAGCTGGAGGCCGAGACGATCAACGAGACCTACCGGCCCGCCTTCGAGGAGCTGAACGGTCCGGTCCTTCTGGGATACCTGGAGGACGAGAGGAACCTCTCCATCTCCCTCGACCTCCTCTCAACCTACGTCTACGCCCAAAACAGCCTCAACGTCAACGACGACTTCTTCGAGACCTTCATCTCCGAGATCCAGACCTTCTATGCCGACTATTACGCAGCCACGTCCTTCGCGGAGATCAGGCTCAAGTCGCTGTCGAGAGAGGAGTGGGAGGTCCTCTTCGGCGGGGAGCCGGGGCTCGAAGAATATCGGACGTACCTCGAGAGCGGCTACATCAGGTACGCTGACCACAGGCCGCGAAACGAGACCCACGCCGCCTTCATAGCCGAGATCGCAGATCAGCTGATGAAGCTTGAGACCCAGGCCATAAAGGAGATCACAAACAACGTCACCGTCGCCGGGAATGTTACCCTCACCGACGGTACGGAATACCCGGTCAACTACCAATCCTACTACAGGCTCCTGGCCACCGATCCGGACCGAGAGAACAGGAAGCTCTGTTACGATAAGAGGTTCTACCACCTCAAGGACGAGTCCGACAAGATGGCGGCCCTTTACCTGCTGAAGGCGAAGAAGGACGACCACCTCAGCCGGGAGCTGAACTACTCCGATGCTTACGCCTCCACGATCTTCGATAGCTACCTCTCCGAGGAGCAGATCGAGGAGATGAACTCCGTATTCAAGGAGAGGAAAGACGCCTTTTATGGGTACCACGAGTTCAAGAGGGAGAAGATGGGGGTGGACCGGCTGATGCCCTACGATCTTTTCCTCCAGCTCACCGACGACCCCGACCAGATCTACAACTACACCGAGACCCTGGCCGAGATCGGCGCCTCTTACTCCGGGATGGACCCCATCTTCAGCGAGATCTTCGCATATATGGTCACCAGCAACTTGATCGACGTATACCCGAACCCCGATAACGGAAAGCAGACCAGCGAATACTGCATGAGCCTCTTTCCCCTGAAGCTCCCGGGCATGATCTTTTTGAACTACGAGGGGCTGATATACGACAAGAAGACGGTGACCCACGAGGTGGGCCACGCCATCAACTTCTACCTCATGGGCAACTCCGTCGATTTCATCTACTGCGGCGGCCCGGAGTACGAGATGGAGATCCCCTCCACCTTCAACGAAGAGCTCTTTGTGGATTACGTCCTGGAGAACTCCGATCGAGAGACCGCCCTAGCGGTCCTGGACCAGCACATAGGCGAGTACAAAAACTACTTCACCTTCCAGAGCATGATCACCGAGTTCGAGCGCCAGGCCCATATCCTCTGCGATGGAAAGGACGAGATAAGCGGGGCCGAGCTGAACTCCCTATGGAGAGACCTCTGCAAGGAGTACGAGGACGAGAATATCGGCTACTACGACGAAGACTCTGCGGAATGGACGTATGTAGACCACATCTACCTCACCAATAACTACTACACCTTCAGCTACTCGCTTTCAAAAGCGATTACCCTATCTCTCTTCAAGATCTACAAGGAGAACCCCCAGGAGTTCAACGAGAGATACGTCGGCTACCTCTCCGCTGGGACGACGATGACCCCGCCCGAGAAGCTCGAGAAGTTCTTCGGGATAGAGATAAACAGGACCCTCTTCGAGGACGCCATGGACGTGGTGGAGATGAGAGTGAACCAGCTCCAGGAGCTGGAAGAGGTTGGGGTGACGGGGCTTTGA
- a CDS encoding pyridoxal phosphate-dependent aminotransferase, producing MISRRAEEMTPFLVMDVLERARAMERQGIDVVHLEVGEPDFDIPAPVREAVAAALAEGHTHYTHSCGDPELREAISDHYAERYSVTVDPDRIVVCSGTSPAMMLVFSALLEAGDEAIISDPGYACYPNFIRFSGGVPVPVPAAEADGFQLNPGAVASRITDKTKAIVINSPSNPTGTLLSARRMEAISDLGVRVISDEIYHGLVYAGRERSILEFAEDAIVLNGFSKLYAMTGLRLGYLIAPPELIRPIQKMQQNLFICANSAVQRAGIAALREASDDVERMRRTYDERRRFMVKRLRKLGFGVAVEPTGAFYVFADARHLSSNSYNLAFDILERARVGVAPGIDFGAEGEGYLRFSYASSIERIAEGLDRIEGYLEAL from the coding sequence ATGATCTCACGACGAGCCGAGGAGATGACCCCCTTTTTGGTGATGGACGTATTGGAGCGCGCCCGGGCGATGGAGCGCCAGGGGATCGACGTCGTCCACCTGGAGGTGGGCGAGCCGGACTTCGACATCCCCGCCCCAGTCCGGGAGGCGGTCGCGGCCGCCTTAGCCGAGGGGCACACCCACTACACCCACAGCTGCGGCGACCCGGAACTCCGGGAGGCGATATCCGACCACTACGCCGAAAGGTACTCCGTCACCGTCGACCCCGATAGGATCGTCGTCTGCTCGGGGACGTCCCCGGCGATGATGCTCGTCTTCTCGGCGCTTCTGGAGGCGGGGGATGAGGCGATCATCTCCGACCCCGGCTACGCCTGCTACCCGAACTTCATCAGATTTTCCGGCGGCGTCCCCGTGCCGGTGCCGGCCGCCGAGGCGGACGGCTTTCAGCTCAACCCCGGGGCCGTCGCCTCGCGGATCACCGATAAGACGAAGGCCATCGTCATCAACTCGCCGTCGAACCCCACGGGGACCCTCCTCTCCGCCCGAAGGATGGAGGCGATCTCCGATCTGGGGGTCCGGGTCATCTCCGACGAGATCTACCACGGCCTCGTCTACGCTGGGCGGGAGCGCTCGATTCTGGAGTTCGCCGAGGACGCCATCGTCCTCAACGGCTTCTCGAAGCTCTACGCCATGACCGGCCTTCGATTGGGGTACCTGATCGCTCCTCCCGAGCTCATCCGGCCGATCCAGAAGATGCAGCAGAACCTCTTCATCTGCGCCAACTCCGCCGTCCAGAGGGCGGGGATCGCCGCCCTCCGGGAGGCCAGCGACGACGTCGAACGGATGAGGCGGACCTACGACGAGCGGAGGCGGTTCATGGTAAAACGGCTCCGTAAGCTCGGCTTCGGGGTCGCAGTCGAGCCGACGGGGGCCTTCTACGTCTTCGCCGACGCCCGGCACCTCTCCTCCAATTCGTATAACCTCGCCTTCGATATCCTGGAGCGGGCCCGGGTCGGCGTCGCTCCCGGGATCGACTTCGGGGCCGAAGGCGAGGGGTACCTCCGCTTCTCCTACGCCAGCTCCATCGAGAGGATCGCCGAGGGGCTCGATCGGATCGAGGGTTATCTGGAGGCGCTCTGA